Within the Vibrio tasmaniensis genome, the region GAACTCTATAGTGCATACATCTGCTCCTTGATAAAGCCATTCATCAACGTTCTCTCTGAGTGATTCTTCCGTGCCTGTTTTGATGAATACATGTCTGCCTTCACCCGATGCACAGTAGTCTATCACCATGACCTTAAAAGTTTCATTTGGCTCGAGCGATTTGCTTTCTGACAATTTATTTTTAGTCATGATCTAACTCTCATTCAGGCATGGTTCTCAATAATGTATAGCACAATACAATACTGACCTTCATGCAAGACTTCCATTCAGAATCACCGAACTACTTATTCAATGGAATTAAGCCTTCCTCTCGAAGGAAAGCACTAGTCTGAGGCAGCTTTGTAAGCTTGGAGGTCAACCAACCGTGCCCACCTAAGCATCTATCCAATTCGGTACGGGACAATTTAGAATTTGAAGAAATTATCAACTCGCGAACCTCTCCAACAAGTTCCTCATCTCGCAGATGCCAATCTACTCGGTCTACATGTTGAGTTTGAATAGCAGCAGGAAGTACACTTTCAAGCCAGTCGCGCTCATGGGTATACAACCAATAAAATGCAGCTTCAAGAGCGCGTTTAACTTCTTGTCGGAAAGCATTCGGATTTGCAGCAATAAATCGCAATATTTGACAACGATATCTACGCCGTAAAGATTCAGCCTTAAACCTTTTTCGACATTCAACTAGCCCTGCTGTCGTAGAGATAATCAGCTCTATACTACCTGTTGAAATACCATGACGTTTAGCCAATACATCACGATGAAAACCTTTTTTAGCCAACTTAACTACAGCAGCTTTAAGGCTTGGGGTGATTATCTTAGGTTTCAAGTTAACCGGAATGTTGTTCTTCAAAGCGATGCTTTTCACATAACACCTACTTTTATTAATCTCTCGACTTACTGCTGCCATTGATAATCCAGACTTCAACAAATCACAACATTGTTCCTCTTTGTTTGTTTGAACTTCCTGAACGTTCAAGATACTAGCTTCAGATTCATCTTCGGACTGACAGCGAGATAAATAGAACTCGAACAATAGATGCTTAAATGGATGTTGAGGGTACTGCGCAGAAAGCAGAGATGAAACAAAACGATAGTCTTCTGAAAACTTGGGGGAGAGATCGAAATCAGTGGGGAACAACTCTTCTGATAATTCAAATAACTCTTTGGCTATCTTTTTCCTTTTGACTCGACCACTTTGTGTTAAACCACCATTGGTATGCAGCTGTCGAAGGTAAGTATCAGACCAAACCTCACCGCTTCGTTTCTCACGCTGAATACTTTTTACTTTGTTGAATACAAACAGTGAGAACGCACTCGCTAGCTCATTACAACTAATAGGTTGTATTCCGGTATCAGGAAGTAAATGACCATTAGCATGGCTACGATCTGAGAGCTCATTGTGAACTAACCAAGTGCCATGTTTTGGGCACGCCTCGACACCTGGAACCTGATGAGTAAGGTGCCAATAAGCAACACCAAAATTGTATACATCATCTTTAGCGCATAAAGGGCAGTGCTTTACAGATAAACGTTCTTTATCACGAAATGTAGAGAGTTGGCTCGCTCTTATGATGTCATTTGAACCAGCAGTGACGTCCTCAATAACAGTACAATATTGTGGTAAATAATAAGCAAATAGAGGGCGGAGAGTTTGACGTGATAAAAGCACTTCTGGTGATTCTTCTGTGAACTGAGCAGTGGTTCGAATGTTTGATGTTAAGTAAGGATGAATGGAAGCTCTCCCATCACCTACAAGTTGTTGCAGAGCTTGTTCAAGGGTACATTCACAAATAGCCAAATAACGGCATATACGGCTAAAGAGAGACTCATCAGGTAGTGCTTTAGGCAGCTGCATGATGAACCTCCTGTTTAGATAAGACCTATTAATTAACTATAGGCGAGTTCTGAGAGTGGATCGTCAAGAACGATATTTCGAGATCTTAGGTAACGCATAGGGTCCTCTAATCCTGCAGCTTGCTGGAACAGGTTAGGGTCATCAATTCGAGCTTTTAAATCAACAGCTTCAACTAATTCAATAAGCTTAGAAGTAAACTCGGGGTGCTGTGGTTTGGTGATATCACCTGTTTTATCGACAGTTTTTACCACTGGGTTTTCTATACTCCGAGTACTACGTTTCCTACCCTTGGGTAGCGAAATGGCCACTTTGAGATTTTTCACTTCTTCAGTTTGTCTTGAAAGCCCGCATGCAACAGCATTACCTGATTCTAATGTTGCAGGCGTAATACGCTCATCATCAGCTCCAATAACTAACCGTTGTGCTTCTCGGTAAGTACGGCTCGCCATATCTATATTGCCAACCGAAAGTGTATGAAGTGCATCATTAAGCTCTTCTGTAAGCTCTGTATAAACGTTGGTCCATTGGTATTGCCAGAGTTGGTCTATAAACGCGTTCCATGAAATGCTGTTTCTTGTCAAAACAGACATAGTATGGTGATAACCGCTTTCAGCGCGGCGAGCAGCTTTGAGCTCTTTAATTAGAGACTTGTCAAACGGGGGGTTTGCGACAAAGAAAAGTGGAACACCTAACTTGTTCATTAGTCGATGTAAGAATTTTAATAGATTGTTCTCTCCACCTGTTCTTTTAAACTTTAGATTTTGCATTTCATCAATCACGAGCATACCTAGAAAACTTGATTTGATTGACCGCTCTAGCTGCCTAATTAACTCTCCAATTGTCCCTGCTGGTTTTGTTCTTTCCCTATCTAGGGTTAAGTCGAGTGTAGAGAGTATCTCCTCACAGAGATCCCTAACACTGGAATTGCTAGGGCAGTCTACTTTTATCCAGACAACTTGTTTTCTTAGTTCGAGTGGATGGCCTTTATAAGACTCATGCACAATTACTGTAGGAAAATATTCTAGGACTTGCTCCACCATTGAGGTTTTACCAACACCACTTTCGCCAATTAGAGTAAGTCCATCTCCTTTGGGTTTAAAGTACCCAGTTCTCGGCTTTATATTAGGTCGTTCATCAACCAAATAATGCAAGAATTGGGCAGTTGAAGGGCTCAATGGATTCTTGGCCGAGTAGCCCTTTTTTATAGCTCTTTCAACAGCACGGAAGCATTCTTCATAATCGGTCAGCGGCTGCCTGATTTCTTCAATACGATTTAGGTATTCATCGCGAACCAATGGATCTGGGTGTTCAGCAATTTCTTCTGAATAGTCAGGGTAATTGCTAAAGACCTCCATGACACTTTCCCAGGTTTCCTTAACTGGGAGAGCTTCTATAAGTGGATTGCCTCGATGCTCAGGAAGAATTGCATCTTTATATGAAGCAGGTTCAATTCTCATGACTCACCTTTGCTTGTTCTTCTTTTTCTACCTTTTGGCAACGGAATAACTTTGTTACCGGTAGATAAGGGAGCAGACACTTTATTCTTGGTTGAAGGTTCTGGTGTTGATGCAATCATATTTGTGGTTGCTTCTAGCTCTCCTTTTCGACGTTGACGAGTATTAACAGTTTTATCTCTAAAAGAGACTTTCTCTGCATCTTCGCTTCTGCGCTTTGCTTGTCGAGTAGCATCCTGACGGTGCTTGTGAGCATCAATTGAGGCTGTCGATATTGGCGTTACCTCTTTCTTAATATCGATCCAATCCTGAATAAAGTCTGATTCAAACATAGATTTATCACTCAACATTCGACTCCGAGGTAACAACTTACATTTAACAAATTCTCTGTTTTTATCTAAGCGAACATAAATGTAATTAGTTGTGTTCTCGTCAATACGAGCTTCTAATTTCCAACGTCCAGATGACCTTGCAACGGATGCCAAATTAAGCTCTTCGACTTCTGAACATGAATAGTACATCCTATTGAAGCATATTCCATTTAGAGTCATGCTGACTTCTGCTGAAGGTAATAATCTAGCAATAACATCATCACTATTAGCTGATTGAAGTTCATGCCTATGTTTTGCGACATGTATTTTCCAGTAATTGAGCGGCGTTGGTGATAAGTCATTCTCGATAAGTAAAGGGCTAGAATAAGCCAAACCATCAAGAATCGAACGGTTATGTTCTAGTACAGCTTTTATTATTTCAACCGTAACTTCTTTGAGTGTATAAATCGCATCTTTTCTAGGGTCTCCACTACCTCTAACAACTTGACCACCTCTAGTTGTACCCAATAGCTCATGAAGAACTTCTTTATTGATAATATCAAATCGCTTCTCTACTACCCCTTTACAGTCAGGTCTATATGGTGGAGTAAATGATAATTGAGTCATTGGCGTCAGCGCTTTTTTGGGTTGTACCCCAATCATTTCGCCATTGTCACAAACCAGCTCTTTAGGGATATGCGCGCAAGGCCATTCTGAATCCTCTATATCTATACCAAAGCCCTTACAGTAATCAGATTTAGGTAAGAAACTATTTGTTAATGCCTGACGCGCCGCTCTCCATGAAGCATGATAGAGTGACACATGCATACCAACTATCATCCGACTTGCTCTGTCTGCAACGATATATATCGTCGGGCGTCCTAAGACACTTTGAGATCTAAGTTCGGAGACAATATGTACATCAGCAACTGTTGCATCAATTTCAAAGTGAGCTCCAGGTAAATAACTTCGATCAATTATACTGCCTAGCACCCCTCTTTTATTTCTGAGGTAATCATTCTCTGAGGTTCGTAGTTTGATTATTTGTTCTTTACTAAATAGCTTTGTTCGCCAATAACTAAACTGCTTTTGGGTTGGGACTAAAGGAGGCTTACCACAAGCTACAGCTAATTTTATCTCTTTTGAATAGCTATCCTTGAGCAAGTTGTCATAAGTTTTTGCCAGCGTCAGTCCTGATTCTTTGAGGTAATATTTCTTTAACGCCTTTTTGAATTTTTTCTTGTCGCCATCACTGACAATAAACTTGTCTGCTCGATTAACAGCTATAGTTCTTGGTTGTTTTGGTGCTCCCAAGGGTTTAGTTGTTGGCTCTCTGTCTCGCCCAGAGCCACCACTTTTCGAAAAGGCAGGCAAGAGAGCCATTTTGTCCTGTCCATTTCGCCAATATAAGGTCAGTAATCTAGATAGAGATTTACGGTCGACACCCACGTCTTTAGCATATTCAGCAAGCTGAGGTACGCGTTTCTTAGTCGCATAATCAAAAACAAAGGATCGATCGAATACAATACCTTTGATGTAACCATAATTTTTATCTCGGCGACCAATATGTGCATCTGAAATATTGCCTTCATCAACCAAAAGATACGTTGGCAACTCATAATGTGCTTTTTTGGCTTTACGGCTAGAAACGAGTTCAATAAAGCTTTCTAGTGAAACTGCTATAGGCCTTACCGTTGTTGAAGTATCAGTAAGCGAATATAAAATGACAGACTCAACATCTTGCATGATATCCAGCAAACGATAGAGCCCATCTTCAAGCAGATCCGAATCATTCACACTCCAAACGCTATTTCTAGTAAGCTCCATATAGAATGCCTCCTTGGTGTTCGGCTACATACTTCACATCAATAAGCCCAGATTCAGAGATGTTAGTCGATAGATCTACATCAATAAATTTATCAGCTATGAGGAAACGAATTAACAATAGAGCATCATCATCAGATGTAATATTCATTGATATTAGCTGATTACATAGATCCTCAATAAAGTGTTGCCCAATAGCCAGAACAGAGAGAGCACAATCAACCTGATCACTAGAAAAAACTTTCGGGTTCTCACGAAAAGGGGATGTTGCCCAATGAAGGTTACTACTTTGAACTCTCGTTAATTCATTTCCCGTAAAGTAGCTAAACTTAACTCCAAGCAATTCCCAACAGACTCGCTCGATATCTATTTTTTCAAGTACGCGTAGATCACCCGAGTCATCTTCGGGTTTTACAGAAATTGCATGATATGTAGTGCCTTGAGGGGAGTCTATCGTGAGCAACTGATCCGTTGTCATGATAATAGGCTCTTTAGATTGAGGGTGTTTAGGGTGCTCTACACCAAGTGTTTTAGCTATTTTTTGCGTGTAATTTAAAGGAAGAAGTGGAAATTGCTCTCTAATATCAACCACACTATTTGAAAACTCAGCAAGGTAGAAATGCTCACTTTCAATTGAAGACATCATATGGTGATCTCGTTGAGACTTTCTACCATAGATCAGTGAACGTGTACCTTTGGATTTTACATCCTGAATCCTAAGCCAAGGTTTGTAATTAAAGCCTTGCCCAATCCCGTATTTATTCTTTAATGCTCGTTCAAAATCTTTAAACGATTCTAGCTTTCGTCCACGTCCCATGCTAAATCCAACAAAGTTTGCCTATATGAATCATAGTAAGCAGGGCCACTACGGGCAAACTTTATTGTCTAAAAATGTTCTTACGGGCGAGCTTTAGTGCTTACGGGCGAACTTTATTGTCTCTACACACGCTTAAACCCACTGGCCTGCTGCAAAGCCAGAACTCCAGCACCATTGGAAGTTATAGCCTCCTAACCAGCCTGTTACGTCCATCACTTCACCGATGAAGTAGAGGCCAGACACGCTCTTACACTCCATGGTTTTTGAAGATAGGTGGTTAGTATCGACGCCGCCTAAAGTCACTTCGGCAGTTCGGTAGCCTTCGGTTCCGTTTGGCGCAATTTTCCAGTTCTCTAGATGTTCTACAATTTCATTTAGCTGCTTTTCGTTGAACTGTTTGAGCGGCTTGTCTTCCAGTTCTTTACGATCAATCAGCACCTCTACGAAACGCTTTGGTAGTGCTTTAGCTAAGGTATTTTTCAGGCTCTGATTTGGGTGCTTCTCGCGAGAGTTAGCCAGTAACTCCGCCACATCCACTTCTGGTACTAGATTAATCGAAACCGACTGACCCGCTTTCCAGAATGAAGAAATTTGCAGTACCGAAGGGCCAGATAAGCCGCGGTGAGTAAACAGCAACGCTTCTTTGAATAAGGTACCGTCTTGCGCTGTGATCTCCGCAGGAATCGCGATTCCTGAAAGCTCAGCGAAAGCTTCTTTGTCTTCTTTATGCAGAGTAAATGGCACTAGACCCGCAGTAGTCGGCATCACAGACAAACCAAACTGCTCAGCAATCTTATAGCCAAATGGGGTTGCGCCTAGTTTAGGCATCGACAAACCACCCGTTGCTACAACAAGTGAGTCACACTCAACCTCGTCGGTATTAAGGTGCATCTTAAAGCCAGCGTCTGTTTTTTCGATTGAGTGAACATCACAACGGTAGCGCTGTTCAACTTTCGCCTGCTGACACTCTTCAAGCAACATACTCACAATGTCTTTTGCCGTATGGTCATTGACACAGAACAGTTGGCCATGATCGCGCTCTTCGAACTCAATGCCGTACTTGCTCACCATCGAGATAAAATCCCAGTTGGTGTATTGAGATAAAGCAGACTTCACGAAGTGAGGGTTGTTACATAGGAAGTTGTTGGCTGAAACATCATAGTTAGTGAAATTACAACGGCCGCCACCTGAGATTAAAATTTTTCTGCCTGGTTTCTTTGCATGATCAACCACCAGCACTCGTCGGCCGCGTTTTCCCGCTTCCGCAGCACACATTAAGCCCGCGGCGCCCGCACCAATTACGATTACATCAAACTTTTCACTCATTGGGGTTCTGCTTTCTTCACTTTTGCACCCCGAGTACGCCCTGTTCTCGACATGCCATCAATAAAAAAGGATGTGCATAAACAGCACATCCTTACTAATTGCTCGCTATTTTAGCGGCAATTTTAAACTTTGCAATTGATGTTCAATTGTACAATTTGCAGACAGCAGCAAACCACTACTTAGCTCAGCGAATCAACAACCGAAGCTTTACACCAAAAACCTAAGCTCTACTTCACACGTACTAAATAACTTAGACGATGAAAGAAGACAGCAACGTTACACCTAGCAGAGCAGAAGAAAGTATGAATAACTGTCTTACACGATCGCACTTCGACGTAAAAACTTCGTCGTGATGATGGTGATACTCTTTGCTTTTGATGTAACTAAACAGTCGAACCTGCTTGGTCATATTGCCATGAGTTGTGAAGAAACCGCCTCCGTCTACTTGTTGATATAGCAGAGGATGCGCTTCTCGCATAATATAAATGAGTGTTCTTAGCGCAGTAAAATAACGCGCCCAGTTCACGCAAGTCACAACCATTAGTGCAAATAGAATAGTGTCGCCGCTGATCATCCTTTCCTCCCTACATCTTCATAAGAAAACTCAAAAGAAAAAGATAATCAGTGTCTTTCTCGTACTACCTAAACGGCAGGAGCTTCCATAATTGAAGATGAACCATCTTTTGCCAATTGCGCTAGGTCTTTATCAATAAAGAACAGTGCTTTACCGTCTTCACCAACAAGCTCTAGCTTATCCAATACACCTTTAAACAACTTCTCTTCTTCGTGTTGCTCTGCAACGTACCATTGCAGGAAGTTAAAGGTAGAGTAATCTTGTGTGCTGAAAGCAACGTGAGCCAGTTTGTTGATCTTTTGAGTAATCATTTGTTCATGTTCGTAAGTTTCACGGAACACAGCCCCAAGGCTATCAAATTCATGTTTTGGCGCTTCAATCGCACCTAAAATTGGCATTGCACCTGTCTCACTTACGTAAGTAAAAAGACGCTGCATGTGTTCCATTTCTTCTACTGCATGAACACGCAGAAACTCTGCTGCACCTTCAAATCCTTTGTCTTCACACCAAGCACTCATTTGTAAGTATAGGTTGGATGAGAAAAATTCTAGATTAATTTGATCGTTCAGTTGCTCTACCATAGTTTTTGATAGCATTTAAGACTCCTAATTACATCTTCAGTTTTCTCTACTATATCACTATTTTATGAATATCTCGCAGGCCATTAGTTAACCAATATTTCGAGCAAACATTACGCAAGACAATGGATATGAGATCACTTCAGCAAAAAAAGGCATTGCATAGTGCTAATCTTTAGTTAGGCAATGAATAGAAGAGGTAGCGATATGAGTTACAAACATATTTTGGTCGCAGTCGATTTATCAGATGACAGCAAATTACTTGTGGATAAAGCGGTAGCATTGGCTAAACCATTGGAAGCCAAAGTCTCTTTTATCCATATCGATATTAATTATGCAGAGCTCTATACTGGCCTAATTGATATCAACATGGCAGAAACCCAGCACAACGCGATGGAAGCATCTCGAGTTCAGCTGCAAAATTTCGCAGAACACGCTCAATACCCTATTACCCACACCTTAGTGGGCAGCGGCGACCTGAGCCATGAACTGTGTGACACCATCAATGAATTCAATGTTGATTTAGTGGTTTGTGGTCACCACCAAGATTTTTGGAGCAAGCTGCTCTCTTCAACACGACAACTGATCAATGCCTCGCCGGTTGATATGCTGGTCGTGCCTCTAAGAGATTCAGAAGACTAATGAATTAAGGTTAGGTAACATACAGCTCATATCTTATTAACGAAGTTTTTATATGAGCTATTTAGCTAGTGTTACCCTCTTATGGGCCTTCTCTTTTAGCCTGATCGGCGTGTACCTTGCTGGTCAGGTTGATTCTTGGTTTTCTGTATTAATGCGTGTTGCCCTTGCTGGCATTGTATTTCTTCCTTTCCTGAAGTTTCGAGGTATCTCGCGCAAGCTGATCGCTAAGTTGATGGCTATTGGTGGTATCCAGCTTGGGCTGATGTACTGCTTCTATTACCAGTCTTTCTTGCTGCTATCCGTTCCTGAAGTCCTTCTGTTTACCGTTTTTACCCCAATTTACGTCACGCTTATTTATGACTTCCTCAAAGGACAATTCTCTCCGTGGTATTTAGTGACAGCGGCGATTGCTGTATTGGGCGCTGTATTCATTAAATTCGCGGGTATCAACGAAAACTTTTTAGTCGGTTTCCTCGTAGTCCAAGGTGCAAACCTGTGCTTTGCTATCGGCCAAGTTGCTTACAAAGTAGTGATGGAGAAGGAATCGACAGAGTTACCTCAGCGCACAGTATTTGGTTACTTCTATTTGGGTGCGTTATGCGTCGCTTCGGTTGCTTTCATACTCTTAGGTAACCCTGAGAAGCTGCCAACAACCACGCTTCAATGGGGCATCCTGATTTACCTTGGCTTGATTGCTTCAGGGCTAGGTTACTTTATGTGGAATAAAGGTGCATGCATGGTGAATGCTGGTGCACTGGCTGTAATGAACAACGCCTTAGTTCCAGCTGGCCTTGTGGTGAACATCCTGATTTGGAACAGAGACGTCGATTTGGTTCGATTGGCCATTGGCGGCGCGGTTATCTTGTTCTCTCTGTTCGTCAATGAGACATGGGTCAAAAAGCGTGTTGCGAGATCCACAAGCAACGCCTAACCGCTTTCACTGAGCTAAGTGAACTAAACTAAGCTAAGTGAACAGAGCTAAATGAATTGGCTCGGATAACCCCAAAAAGCAAAAGAGCGACCTAATAAGGTCGCTCTTTTTTAATCATCGTTGTAGCAATAAGCTATTTGTATCTGTTTCAGTGAATGTGACTATGGCTCACTACCTGAGTCTTGGTTTCAGTGAAAGCTACGTCATCAAGTTGTAGGTTGATACGTTCAAGGTCGCTTTCCAGTTTTTGACTTTTCTTAAACAGCTTTTGCTGCTTCTTAATCATCTTCGCGAGCTTTTTGTTGTACTTCTCTTGTTTTTTGGCCGCTTTCTTCGCTCGCTTGAGATCGGCTTTTTCATCACCACTCGCATTAGCGATTCGTTTTTTCAGTTTGGCTTTTTTCTGTGATGCTTTTTTATCTATGACATCAGCGGCAATATCAGCAACGGCCGGATCGAACATTTGAACAACAGGTTCAAGAGTCTCGTTGATTTCAGCAAGTGATAGCTCGGGTGCAGGTAAGGTTTCCGCTAACAGGCCGCATGCGGCTTTTTCTTCAACGGGTTTGTTTTGACAACCAAGAGGTGGAATTGCTGTTGGTTTGCATAGGTTCGCTTGATCCGCTGAAGAACGCGCACAAGAACGACACACAAACTTAGGTTCAGTAACCAAGCTGTGGATCTCTCCTAGGTGTTCAGTGATATCTCGACGGTTTAACTTACAAAAGCGTTTAGCCATGCTACAACTCCAGCTAAGAATAATAATGATTCTTAGTTAGATATACATCCGTAACGCGACTATCGCAAGTGTTAAATGGTGATTTATCGTATTTATGACGGGAAATTTTCTTAGCGCGCCTCTAAGTTATTGATGCTTTCATTGAGTAATTGATGCTTTAACTGAGCAATTGATGTCTTAACTAGGTCATTGATGCTTTCACATACACATCAAAACGATTTTTTTTAGTTTCGATTGCCATGCTCGGTTTTTGCTCGTCTAACCATGCTGCGTAATCCGGTCTTTTGACCACAACGCGCTTCGTTGCCAGCTTCATCGCAGGCTCAAATAAACCATCGGCATCCAGATCGGCGCCAACCAAAGATTGGAATACACGCATCTCTTTCTTAACCAAAGCCGACTTTTTCTTGTTCTCTGGGTGTGGGTACATTGGATCGAGGTACACCACATCAGGCTGTTCGAAGTGAGGGTCGTTGCTGAGTTTATCCAGCGCGTCGTGACTTGAAGCGTGAATCAACTTCATACGTTCGCTAACCCAACCGCCGATGTCAGGGTCTTTTTGTGCTCTCTGCAGGCCGTCATCCAATAATGCAGCCACAACTGGATGTCGCTCGACCATCTGCACTTTACAGCCCAACGAAGCCAATACAAACGCGTCACGCCCTAAGCCTGCAGTACCATCAAGAATAGTTGGCGTTGCGCCTTTGTTTAAACCCGCTGCTTTGGCAATTGCCTGACCTTTACCGCCACCAAACTTACGTCTATGGCCAACCGCTCCGCCGACTAAATCAACAAAAATAGCGCCAAGCTTAGGTTCATCGACTTTACGTAGCTCAAGTCGCTCGCAAGTCAGTACCAAAGCAAAATCGCTGCTTTCATCATGAGATAAATTCCAACGGGTCGCTAAGTCATTTAAATGATCGATTTGGGTAGCATCTTCGCAAATCAGTTGTAGTTGCAAGGTCGTCTCCAACAGACAGTAGTATTCAAAACAAAAGAGGCAACCAGTTTACCTGATTGCCTCAACAATACATATTAACGGTGAAAAGTATTCACAGCTAAAGTCGGCTTACCTAAACCGATTATTCGATCTCTCTTTCTTGCCTTAACTCTTCAACAAGCTCGCCCAATGGCTTCGGTCGGCCAATAACATAGCCCTGAGCATAGTTAACACCG harbors:
- a CDS encoding class I SAM-dependent methyltransferase, which produces MQLQLICEDATQIDHLNDLATRWNLSHDESSDFALVLTCERLELRKVDEPKLGAIFVDLVGGAVGHRRKFGGGKGQAIAKAAGLNKGATPTILDGTAGLGRDAFVLASLGCKVQMVERHPVVAALLDDGLQRAQKDPDIGGWVSERMKLIHASSHDALDKLSNDPHFEQPDVVYLDPMYPHPENKKKSALVKKEMRVFQSLVGADLDADGLFEPAMKLATKRVVVKRPDYAAWLDEQKPSMAIETKKNRFDVYVKASMT